The following coding sequences lie in one Anomaloglossus baeobatrachus isolate aAnoBae1 chromosome 7, aAnoBae1.hap1, whole genome shotgun sequence genomic window:
- the LOC142245728 gene encoding uncharacterized protein LOC142245728: MGGNSVKNAADVQNDPTMGPASPSLYKLHQSPTDSPTRDSFYTPTGSPDSRPTPMDTGPSPEDLSPLHDEPRSTDTWGAPFSQAMKRIQRATCALDEMHGQLRGLLSPASSTEGHRILDSALGWEMRLTEVRKDLKGGLRELSELRRQYEALSAGSGTEAAKPSDIQAHIRALESEERIERERLRDRVYQVEKENVKLTERIIELQGEVQDLNLLQSDLRTAVSVAERFREETQEKLEICERENHRLRNKGSDSVDWVEGPTVNGSLQGYRSLPRGAILSSMRDPITKSSSLMSVPPSSSRVRDSEAPSARKERRGSLETLLNQSKATENLTEDSGSFFRRYGGSKRGVFLRWAQDRTCGYKHVVITNFSTSWVDGMALCALLHSYLPQSVPYAQLRPLEKRKNLQLAFQVAESAGIPPVLTIDHMLQTQGPDWQKVLLYVESIYQKFEA; encoded by the exons ATGGGCGGTAACAGTGTAAAGAATGCCGCCGACGTCCAGAACG ATCCCACCATGGGTCCAGCGTCACCATCCCTCTACAAGCTTCACCAGTCTCCGACGGACTCCCCCACCCGGGATTCGTTCTACACACCCACAGGCAGCCCTGACTCTCGGCCCACCCCTATGGACACTGGCCCTTCCCCTGAGGATTTAAGCCCCCTCCACGATGAGCCCAGGAGTACAGATACCTGGGGGGCCCCATTTAGTCAGGCAATGAAGAGGATACAAAGAGCGACGTGTGCTCTAGATGAAATGCATGGACAGCTGCGGGGCCTTCTGAGTCcggcgagcagcactgagggccacCGCATCTTGGATTCAGCTCTGGGTTGGGAGATGCGGCTGACAGAAGTGAGAAAAGACCTGAAAGGTGGCCTGCGAGAGCTGAGCGAGCTGCGGAGGCAGTATGAGGCGCTGAGTGCAG GTTCAGGAACAGAGGCCGCAAAGCCCTCGGACATTCAG GCTCACATAAGAGCTTTGGAATCTGAGGAGAGGATAGAGAGGGAACGACTGCGAG ATCGCGTCTACCAGGTAGAGAAAGAAAATGTGAAATTAACAGAAAGGATCATCGAACTGCAG GGTGAAGTGCAGGATCTCAACCTGCTGCAGTCAGATCTCCGCACGGCCGTCTCTGTAGCCGAGAGATTTAGAGAGGAGACCCAAGAGAAACTGGAGATATGTGAGCGGGAGAACCATAGACTCAGAAACAAGGG GTCGGACTCTGTGGATTGGGTAGAGGGCCCCACTGTCAATGGTTCTCTGCAGGGATATCGCAGCCTTCCTCGGGGAGCCATCCTGTCTTCCATGCGG GACCCCATTACAAAGTCCAGCAGTCTGATGAGTGTGCCCCCCAGCAGCTCCCGGGTCCGGGATTCAG AAGCCCCATCAGCCCGTAAAGAGAGAAGAGGAAGCCTAGAAACCCTACTAAACCAGTCAAAAGCCAC GGAGAATTTGACCGAAGACTCTGGCTCCTTCTTCCGTCGTTATGGAGGTTCAAAAAGAGGCGTTTTCCTGCGCTGGGCTCAGGACCGCACCTGCGGATACAAG CATGTGGTCATCACGAACTTCAGCACTTCATGGGTGGACGGCATGGCGCTGTGCGCTCTCCTGCACTCCTACCTGCCGCAGAGCGTCCCGTACGCACAGCTGCGCCCCCTGGAGAAG AGGAAGAACCTGCAGTTGGCTTTCCAGGTGGCGGAGAGTGCAGGGATCCCCCCCGTGCTG ACCATTGACCACATGCTCCAGACACAAGGTCCAGACTGGCAGAAAGTTCTTCTCTACGTTGAGTCAATTTACCAGAAATTCGAGGCCTGA